One window from the genome of Cryptomeria japonica chromosome 6, Sugi_1.0, whole genome shotgun sequence encodes:
- the LOC131030242 gene encoding elongation factor 1-gamma, whose translation MLILHAGEGNKNAAKALIAAEYAGVKISRAPNFEMGVTNKTPEFLKMNPIGKIPVLETPDGPVFESNAIARYVARLKGDNSLFGFSLIDYGHVEQWIDFSFSEIDINISRWYLPRIGYGVYLPPAEEATIAGLKRGLGALNTYLATNTYLVGHFITLADIVMTCNLYLGFIRCMTKDFTKEFPHVERYFWTMVNQPNVKKILGEVKQADAVPPVAQTNKKVSQPKEQKQKPKEAPKKEPAKPKVEDPPTGEEEEEAPKPKPKNSLDLLPPSKMILDEWKRLYSNTKTNFREVAIKGFWDMYDPEGYSLWFCEYKYNEENTVSYVTLNKVTGFLQRMDLARKYAFGKMLIIGQEPPFKVKGLWLLRGQEIPQFVIDECYDMELYDWTKVDISDEVQKERVNAMIEDQEPFEGEPLLDAKCFK comes from the exons ATTTTACATGCAGGAGAAGGCAATAAAAATGCAGCTAAGGCACTCATTGCTGCAGAGTATGCTGGTGTAAAAATCAGCCGAGCACCAAATTTTGAGATGGGTGTAACAAATAAAACCCCAGAATTTCTCAAAATGAATCCTATTGGCAAG ATTCCTGTTCTGGAGACACCTGATGGGCCTGTTTTTGAGAGTAATGCCATTGCACGTTATG TTGCACGATTGAAAGGTGATaactccctatttgggttttctttAATTGATTAT GGTCATGTTGAACAGTGGATTGATTTTTCTTTTTCGGAGATTGATATAAATATCTCACGATGGTACCTTCCTCGAATTGGATATGGAGTTTATCTTCCCCCA GCAGAAGAAGCTACAATTGCTGGGCTCAAGAGAGGTTTAGGTGCATTGAATACTTACCTTGCTACAAACACCTACCTTGTTGGACATTTCATAACCCTGGCAGACATTGTTATGACTTGCAACTTGTACCTTGGTTTCATTCGTTGTATGACCAAGGATTTCACTAAAGAGTTTCCTCACGTTGAAAGGTATTTTTGGACCATGGTCAATCAGCCAAATGTCAAGAAGATTTTGGGTGAAGTTAAACAAGCAGATGCTGTTCCTCCAGTTGCACAAACAAATAAAAAAGTCAGTCAGCCTAAAGAGCAGAAGCAAAAGCCTAAGGAAGCGCCCAAAAAGGAACCTGCAAAGCCCAAGGTCGAAGATCCTCCAActggggaggaggaggaggaggcacCAAAGCCAAAGCCCAAAAATTCTCTTGATCTTTTACCACCCAGTAAAATGATTCTTGATGAATGGAAGAGGCTTTACTCAAACACAAAGACCAACTTTCGGGAGGTTGCTATTAAAG GTTTTTGGGATATGTATGATCCAGAAGGATATTCCTTGTGGTTCTGTGAATACAAATACAACGAAGAGAATACTGTTTCCTATGTTACACTGAACAAAGTTACAGGCTTCTTGCAACGGATGGATCTGGCACGCAAGTATGCATTTGGGAAGATGCTCATCATTGGTCAAGAACCTCCTTTCAAAGTCAAGGGGTTATGGCTCTTGCGTGGGCAGGAGATCCCGCAATTTGTTATAGATGAGTGCTATGATATGGAGCTATATGACTGGACTAAGGTGGACATTAGTGATGAGGTACAGAAAGAACGAGTTAATGCCATGATTGAAGATCAAGAACCCTTTGAGGGTGAGCCTCTGTTGGATGCCAAATGTTTCAAGTGA